In the Coturnix japonica isolate 7356 chromosome 6, Coturnix japonica 2.1, whole genome shotgun sequence genome, one interval contains:
- the CRTAC1 gene encoding cartilage acidic protein 1 isoform X1: MRSPRHRRRGGTWQPPAPVPRMLALCLLSLAWLSEGSQRSEPMFTSVTHRLLPPDYDSNPTQLNYGVAVTDLDADGNFEIVVAGYNGPNLVLKYDKARGRLVNMAEDERSSPYYALRDRAGNAIGVTACDIDGDGREEIYFLNTNNAFSGMATYTDKLFKLRHGRWEDLLSDEVNRDVASRFAGRSVACVDRMGSGRYSIYIANYASGKVGPHALLEMDVAASDPARGIVVLVDVAAQAGVSKYTGGRGVAVGPILSDSASDIFCGNENSPNFLFNNRGDGTYRDVAAAVGLDDPYQHGRGVALADFNRDGRVDIVYGNWNGPHRLYLQAGAPGRVRFRDIATPKFSMPSPVRTVIAADFDNDQELEVFFNNIAYRGSSANRLFRLIRREHSDPIIEELNPGDALEPEGRGTGGVVTDFDGDGMLDLILSHGESMAQPLSIFKSAQGVGNNWLRVVPRTRFGAFARGAKVVLFTRRSGAHLRIIDGGSGYLCEMEPVAHFGLGRDEASSLEVTWPDGRVLVRAVASSETNSVLEVPYPQDTEKPTVPTLLETPTSVLSSPLSVPGRSPSASTPMAGTAAAATSAVPVASSPMRMAQHVWNYPGRARDHSTIQTLQPGTEAPALPPYRWLHHLDPVPCACWFGLSHVCFASPLFPGGGVTPSRGGSPQPSRGKSPWFVF, encoded by the exons ATGCGCTCCCCCCGCCACCGCCGCCGCGGGGGCACCTGGCAGCCCCCAGCGCCC GTGCCCAGGATGCTGGCGCTGTGCCTGCTGTCCCTGGCCTGGCTCAGTGAGGGCTCCCAGCGCAGTGAGCCCATGTTCACCTCCGTCACCCACCGACTGCTCCCACCTGACTACGACAGCAACCCCACACAGCTCAACTACGGCGTGGCTGTCACCGACCTGGATGCTGACGGCAACTTCGAGATTGTGGTGGCAGG ATACAACGGCCCCAACCTGGTGCTCAAGTATGACAAGGCACGGGGACGGCTGGTCAATATGGCAGAAGATGAGCGCAGCTCTCCTTATTATGCACTGAGGGACCGGGCGGGCAATGCCATCGGTGTGACAGCATGTGACATCGATGGGGATGGCCGAGAGGAAATCTACTTCCTCAACACCAACAACGCCTTCTCTG GCATGGCCACCTACACGGATAAGCTCTTCAAGCTCCGCCATGGGCGCTGGGAGGACCTGCTGAGCGACGAAGTGAACCGTGATGTGGCCAGCCGCTTCGCTGGGCGCTCCGTCGCCTGTGTGGACCGCATG ggctcaggCAGGTACTCCATCTACATCGCCAACTACGCCAGCGGCAAGGTGGGCCCACACGCCCTGCTGGAGATGGACGTGGCTGCTAGTGACCCTGCCCGTGGCATCGTGGTGCTGGTGGACGTGGCCGCCCAAGCTGGTGTCAGCAAATACACAG ggGGCCGTGGTGTGGCTGTAGGTCCCATCCTGAGTGACAGTGCTTCTGACATCTTCTGCGGGAACGAGAACAGCCCCAACTTCCTCTTCAACAACCGTGGGGATGGGACATACCGGGACGTGGCAGCTGCGGTGG GGCTGGATGACCCCTACCAGCATGGACGTGGCGTGGCATTGGCTGACTTCAACCGAGATGGTCGTGTGGACATTGTTTATGGCAACTGGAATGGGCCGCACCGCCTCTACCTTCAGGCAGGGGCCCCTGGGCGTGTCCGATTTCGg GACATCGCCACTCCCAAGTTCTCCATGCCGTCCCCCGTCCGCACTGTTATCGCTGCTGACTTTGACAATGACCAGGAGCTGGAGGTCTTCTTCAACAATATTGCCTACCGTGGCTCCTCCGCTAACCGCCTGTTCCG GCTCATCCGCAGGGAGCACTCAGATCCCATCATAGAAGAGCTGAACCCTGGGGATGCACTGGAGCCTGAGGGCCGGGGCActg GGGGTGTGGTGACAGATTTTGATGGCGATGGGATGCTGGATCTGATCCTATCCCATGGCGAGTCCATGGCACAGCCACTCTCCATCTTCAAGAGCGCCCAG GGTGTTGGCAACAACTGGCTGCGGGTCGTGCCACGTACCCGCTTTGGGGCCTTTGCACGAGGGGCCAAGGTGGTGCTGTTCACACGGCGCAGCGGTGCCCACCTGCGCATCATCGATGGCGGCTCAGGGTACCTGTGTGAGATGGAACCCGTGGCTCACTTTGGATTGG GGCGTGATGAAGCCAGCAGCTTGGAGGTGACGTGGCCCGACGGCCGTGTCCTGGTGCGAGCAGTGGCCAGCAGCGAAACCAACTCTGTCCTGGAGGTCCCCTACCCCCAAGACACAGAGAAGCCAACGGTGCCCACCCTGCTGGAG ACACCAACGAGTGTGCTGAGTTCCCCTTTGTCTGTCCCCGGGAGAAGCCCATCTGCATCAACACCTATGGCGGGTACCGCTGCCGCAGCAACAAGCGCTGTGCCCGTGGCTTCGAGCCCAATGAGGATGGCACAGCATGTGTGG AACTACCCTGGACGGGCAAGGGACCACAGCACCATCCAAACACTGCAGCCCGGGACTGAAGCCCCAGCACTCCCCCCGTATCGCTGGCTCCATCACCTCGATCCTGTGCCATGTGCCTGCTGGTTTGGCCTGAGCCACGTGTGCTTCGCAAGTCCCCTCTTCCCTGGGGGGGGGGTAACCCCCAGCAGAGGAGGctccccccagcccagcaggggAAAGTCCccctggtttgttttttaa
- the CRTAC1 gene encoding cartilage acidic protein 1 isoform X3: MRSPRHRRRGGTWQPPAPVPRMLALCLLSLAWLSEGSQRSEPMFTSVTHRLLPPDYDSNPTQLNYGVAVTDLDADGNFEIVVAGYNGPNLVLKYDKARGRLVNMAEDERSSPYYALRDRAGNAIGVTACDIDGDGREEIYFLNTNNAFSGMATYTDKLFKLRHGRWEDLLSDEVNRDVASRFAGRSVACVDRMGSGRYSIYIANYASGKVGPHALLEMDVAASDPARGIVVLVDVAAQAGVSKYTGGRGVAVGPILSDSASDIFCGNENSPNFLFNNRGDGTYRDVAAAVGLDDPYQHGRGVALADFNRDGRVDIVYGNWNGPHRLYLQAGAPGRVRFRDIATPKFSMPSPVRTVIAADFDNDQELEVFFNNIAYRGSSANRLFRLIRREHSDPIIEELNPGDALEPEGRGTGGVVTDFDGDGMLDLILSHGESMAQPLSIFKSAQGVGNNWLRVVPRTRFGAFARGAKVVLFTRRSGAHLRIIDGGSGYLCEMEPVAHFGLGRDEASSLEVTWPDGRVLVRAVASSETNSVLEVPYPQDTEKPTVPTLLECGQGFSQHENGRCVDTNECAEFPFVCPREKPICINTYGGYRCRSNKRCARGFEPNEDGTACVAQVAFFGGYPSTGSWLWAPQGVLLSLGFGLCLCLYAL, encoded by the exons ATGCGCTCCCCCCGCCACCGCCGCCGCGGGGGCACCTGGCAGCCCCCAGCGCCC GTGCCCAGGATGCTGGCGCTGTGCCTGCTGTCCCTGGCCTGGCTCAGTGAGGGCTCCCAGCGCAGTGAGCCCATGTTCACCTCCGTCACCCACCGACTGCTCCCACCTGACTACGACAGCAACCCCACACAGCTCAACTACGGCGTGGCTGTCACCGACCTGGATGCTGACGGCAACTTCGAGATTGTGGTGGCAGG ATACAACGGCCCCAACCTGGTGCTCAAGTATGACAAGGCACGGGGACGGCTGGTCAATATGGCAGAAGATGAGCGCAGCTCTCCTTATTATGCACTGAGGGACCGGGCGGGCAATGCCATCGGTGTGACAGCATGTGACATCGATGGGGATGGCCGAGAGGAAATCTACTTCCTCAACACCAACAACGCCTTCTCTG GCATGGCCACCTACACGGATAAGCTCTTCAAGCTCCGCCATGGGCGCTGGGAGGACCTGCTGAGCGACGAAGTGAACCGTGATGTGGCCAGCCGCTTCGCTGGGCGCTCCGTCGCCTGTGTGGACCGCATG ggctcaggCAGGTACTCCATCTACATCGCCAACTACGCCAGCGGCAAGGTGGGCCCACACGCCCTGCTGGAGATGGACGTGGCTGCTAGTGACCCTGCCCGTGGCATCGTGGTGCTGGTGGACGTGGCCGCCCAAGCTGGTGTCAGCAAATACACAG ggGGCCGTGGTGTGGCTGTAGGTCCCATCCTGAGTGACAGTGCTTCTGACATCTTCTGCGGGAACGAGAACAGCCCCAACTTCCTCTTCAACAACCGTGGGGATGGGACATACCGGGACGTGGCAGCTGCGGTGG GGCTGGATGACCCCTACCAGCATGGACGTGGCGTGGCATTGGCTGACTTCAACCGAGATGGTCGTGTGGACATTGTTTATGGCAACTGGAATGGGCCGCACCGCCTCTACCTTCAGGCAGGGGCCCCTGGGCGTGTCCGATTTCGg GACATCGCCACTCCCAAGTTCTCCATGCCGTCCCCCGTCCGCACTGTTATCGCTGCTGACTTTGACAATGACCAGGAGCTGGAGGTCTTCTTCAACAATATTGCCTACCGTGGCTCCTCCGCTAACCGCCTGTTCCG GCTCATCCGCAGGGAGCACTCAGATCCCATCATAGAAGAGCTGAACCCTGGGGATGCACTGGAGCCTGAGGGCCGGGGCActg GGGGTGTGGTGACAGATTTTGATGGCGATGGGATGCTGGATCTGATCCTATCCCATGGCGAGTCCATGGCACAGCCACTCTCCATCTTCAAGAGCGCCCAG GGTGTTGGCAACAACTGGCTGCGGGTCGTGCCACGTACCCGCTTTGGGGCCTTTGCACGAGGGGCCAAGGTGGTGCTGTTCACACGGCGCAGCGGTGCCCACCTGCGCATCATCGATGGCGGCTCAGGGTACCTGTGTGAGATGGAACCCGTGGCTCACTTTGGATTGG GGCGTGATGAAGCCAGCAGCTTGGAGGTGACGTGGCCCGACGGCCGTGTCCTGGTGCGAGCAGTGGCCAGCAGCGAAACCAACTCTGTCCTGGAGGTCCCCTACCCCCAAGACACAGAGAAGCCAACGGTGCCCACCCTGCTGGAG TGCGGGCAGGGATTCTCCCAGCACGAGAACGGACGCTGCGTAG ACACCAACGAGTGTGCTGAGTTCCCCTTTGTCTGTCCCCGGGAGAAGCCCATCTGCATCAACACCTATGGCGGGTACCGCTGCCGCAGCAACAAGCGCTGTGCCCGTGGCTTCGAGCCCAATGAGGATGGCACAGCATGTGTGG CTCAGGTAGCCTTTTTTGGGGGATACCCCTCCACTGGGAGCTGGCTCTGGGCCCCCCAAGGTGTTCTTCTCTCTCTGGGCTTTGGACTCTGCCTTTGTCTCTATGCACTTTAA
- the CRTAC1 gene encoding cartilage acidic protein 1 isoform X7 yields the protein MRSPRHRRRGGTWQPPAPVPRMLALCLLSLAWLSEGSQRSEPMFTSVTHRLLPPDYDSNPTQLNYGVAVTDLDADGNFEIVVAGYNGPNLVLKYDKARGRLVNMAEDERSSPYYALRDRAGNAIGVTACDIDGDGREEIYFLNTNNAFSGMATYTDKLFKLRHGRWEDLLSDEVNRDVASRFAGRSVACVDRMGSGRYSIYIANYASGKVGPHALLEMDVAASDPARGIVVLVDVAAQAGVSKYTGGRGVAVGPILSDSASDIFCGNENSPNFLFNNRGDGTYRDVAAAVGLDDPYQHGRGVALADFNRDGRVDIVYGNWNGPHRLYLQAGAPGRVRFRDIATPKFSMPSPVRTVIAADFDNDQELEVFFNNIAYRGSSANRLFRLIRREHSDPIIEELNPGDALEPEGRGTGGVVTDFDGDGMLDLILSHGESMAQPLSIFKSAQGVGNNWLRVVPRTRFGAFARGAKVVLFTRRSGAHLRIIDGGSGYLCEMEPVAHFGLGRDEASSLEVTWPDGRVLVRAVASSETNSVLEVPYPQDTEKPTVPTLLETPTSVLSSPLSVPGRSPSASTPMAGTAAAATSAVPVASSPMRMAQHVWPW from the exons ATGCGCTCCCCCCGCCACCGCCGCCGCGGGGGCACCTGGCAGCCCCCAGCGCCC GTGCCCAGGATGCTGGCGCTGTGCCTGCTGTCCCTGGCCTGGCTCAGTGAGGGCTCCCAGCGCAGTGAGCCCATGTTCACCTCCGTCACCCACCGACTGCTCCCACCTGACTACGACAGCAACCCCACACAGCTCAACTACGGCGTGGCTGTCACCGACCTGGATGCTGACGGCAACTTCGAGATTGTGGTGGCAGG ATACAACGGCCCCAACCTGGTGCTCAAGTATGACAAGGCACGGGGACGGCTGGTCAATATGGCAGAAGATGAGCGCAGCTCTCCTTATTATGCACTGAGGGACCGGGCGGGCAATGCCATCGGTGTGACAGCATGTGACATCGATGGGGATGGCCGAGAGGAAATCTACTTCCTCAACACCAACAACGCCTTCTCTG GCATGGCCACCTACACGGATAAGCTCTTCAAGCTCCGCCATGGGCGCTGGGAGGACCTGCTGAGCGACGAAGTGAACCGTGATGTGGCCAGCCGCTTCGCTGGGCGCTCCGTCGCCTGTGTGGACCGCATG ggctcaggCAGGTACTCCATCTACATCGCCAACTACGCCAGCGGCAAGGTGGGCCCACACGCCCTGCTGGAGATGGACGTGGCTGCTAGTGACCCTGCCCGTGGCATCGTGGTGCTGGTGGACGTGGCCGCCCAAGCTGGTGTCAGCAAATACACAG ggGGCCGTGGTGTGGCTGTAGGTCCCATCCTGAGTGACAGTGCTTCTGACATCTTCTGCGGGAACGAGAACAGCCCCAACTTCCTCTTCAACAACCGTGGGGATGGGACATACCGGGACGTGGCAGCTGCGGTGG GGCTGGATGACCCCTACCAGCATGGACGTGGCGTGGCATTGGCTGACTTCAACCGAGATGGTCGTGTGGACATTGTTTATGGCAACTGGAATGGGCCGCACCGCCTCTACCTTCAGGCAGGGGCCCCTGGGCGTGTCCGATTTCGg GACATCGCCACTCCCAAGTTCTCCATGCCGTCCCCCGTCCGCACTGTTATCGCTGCTGACTTTGACAATGACCAGGAGCTGGAGGTCTTCTTCAACAATATTGCCTACCGTGGCTCCTCCGCTAACCGCCTGTTCCG GCTCATCCGCAGGGAGCACTCAGATCCCATCATAGAAGAGCTGAACCCTGGGGATGCACTGGAGCCTGAGGGCCGGGGCActg GGGGTGTGGTGACAGATTTTGATGGCGATGGGATGCTGGATCTGATCCTATCCCATGGCGAGTCCATGGCACAGCCACTCTCCATCTTCAAGAGCGCCCAG GGTGTTGGCAACAACTGGCTGCGGGTCGTGCCACGTACCCGCTTTGGGGCCTTTGCACGAGGGGCCAAGGTGGTGCTGTTCACACGGCGCAGCGGTGCCCACCTGCGCATCATCGATGGCGGCTCAGGGTACCTGTGTGAGATGGAACCCGTGGCTCACTTTGGATTGG GGCGTGATGAAGCCAGCAGCTTGGAGGTGACGTGGCCCGACGGCCGTGTCCTGGTGCGAGCAGTGGCCAGCAGCGAAACCAACTCTGTCCTGGAGGTCCCCTACCCCCAAGACACAGAGAAGCCAACGGTGCCCACCCTGCTGGAG ACACCAACGAGTGTGCTGAGTTCCCCTTTGTCTGTCCCCGGGAGAAGCCCATCTGCATCAACACCTATGGCGGGTACCGCTGCCGCAGCAACAAGCGCTGTGCCCGTGGCTTCGAGCCCAATGAGGATGGCACAGCATGTGTGG CCTTGGTGA
- the CRTAC1 gene encoding cartilage acidic protein 1 isoform X5 — protein MRSPRHRRRGGTWQPPAPVPRMLALCLLSLAWLSEGSQRSEPMFTSVTHRLLPPDYDSNPTQLNYGVAVTDLDADGNFEIVVAGYNGPNLVLKYDKARGRLVNMAEDERSSPYYALRDRAGNAIGVTACDIDGDGREEIYFLNTNNAFSGMATYTDKLFKLRHGRWEDLLSDEVNRDVASRFAGRSVACVDRMGSGRYSIYIANYASGKVGPHALLEMDVAASDPARGIVVLVDVAAQAGVSKYTGGRGVAVGPILSDSASDIFCGNENSPNFLFNNRGDGTYRDVAAAVGLDDPYQHGRGVALADFNRDGRVDIVYGNWNGPHRLYLQAGAPGRVRFRDIATPKFSMPSPVRTVIAADFDNDQELEVFFNNIAYRGSSANRLFRLIRREHSDPIIEELNPGDALEPEGRGTGGVVTDFDGDGMLDLILSHGESMAQPLSIFKSAQGVGNNWLRVVPRTRFGAFARGAKVVLFTRRSGAHLRIIDGGSGYLCEMEPVAHFGLGRDEASSLEVTWPDGRVLVRAVASSETNSVLEVPYPQDTEKPTVPTLLECGQGFSQHENGRCVDTNECAEFPFVCPREKPICINTYGGYRCRSNKRCARGFEPNEDGTACVELPWTGKGPQHHPNTAARD, from the exons ATGCGCTCCCCCCGCCACCGCCGCCGCGGGGGCACCTGGCAGCCCCCAGCGCCC GTGCCCAGGATGCTGGCGCTGTGCCTGCTGTCCCTGGCCTGGCTCAGTGAGGGCTCCCAGCGCAGTGAGCCCATGTTCACCTCCGTCACCCACCGACTGCTCCCACCTGACTACGACAGCAACCCCACACAGCTCAACTACGGCGTGGCTGTCACCGACCTGGATGCTGACGGCAACTTCGAGATTGTGGTGGCAGG ATACAACGGCCCCAACCTGGTGCTCAAGTATGACAAGGCACGGGGACGGCTGGTCAATATGGCAGAAGATGAGCGCAGCTCTCCTTATTATGCACTGAGGGACCGGGCGGGCAATGCCATCGGTGTGACAGCATGTGACATCGATGGGGATGGCCGAGAGGAAATCTACTTCCTCAACACCAACAACGCCTTCTCTG GCATGGCCACCTACACGGATAAGCTCTTCAAGCTCCGCCATGGGCGCTGGGAGGACCTGCTGAGCGACGAAGTGAACCGTGATGTGGCCAGCCGCTTCGCTGGGCGCTCCGTCGCCTGTGTGGACCGCATG ggctcaggCAGGTACTCCATCTACATCGCCAACTACGCCAGCGGCAAGGTGGGCCCACACGCCCTGCTGGAGATGGACGTGGCTGCTAGTGACCCTGCCCGTGGCATCGTGGTGCTGGTGGACGTGGCCGCCCAAGCTGGTGTCAGCAAATACACAG ggGGCCGTGGTGTGGCTGTAGGTCCCATCCTGAGTGACAGTGCTTCTGACATCTTCTGCGGGAACGAGAACAGCCCCAACTTCCTCTTCAACAACCGTGGGGATGGGACATACCGGGACGTGGCAGCTGCGGTGG GGCTGGATGACCCCTACCAGCATGGACGTGGCGTGGCATTGGCTGACTTCAACCGAGATGGTCGTGTGGACATTGTTTATGGCAACTGGAATGGGCCGCACCGCCTCTACCTTCAGGCAGGGGCCCCTGGGCGTGTCCGATTTCGg GACATCGCCACTCCCAAGTTCTCCATGCCGTCCCCCGTCCGCACTGTTATCGCTGCTGACTTTGACAATGACCAGGAGCTGGAGGTCTTCTTCAACAATATTGCCTACCGTGGCTCCTCCGCTAACCGCCTGTTCCG GCTCATCCGCAGGGAGCACTCAGATCCCATCATAGAAGAGCTGAACCCTGGGGATGCACTGGAGCCTGAGGGCCGGGGCActg GGGGTGTGGTGACAGATTTTGATGGCGATGGGATGCTGGATCTGATCCTATCCCATGGCGAGTCCATGGCACAGCCACTCTCCATCTTCAAGAGCGCCCAG GGTGTTGGCAACAACTGGCTGCGGGTCGTGCCACGTACCCGCTTTGGGGCCTTTGCACGAGGGGCCAAGGTGGTGCTGTTCACACGGCGCAGCGGTGCCCACCTGCGCATCATCGATGGCGGCTCAGGGTACCTGTGTGAGATGGAACCCGTGGCTCACTTTGGATTGG GGCGTGATGAAGCCAGCAGCTTGGAGGTGACGTGGCCCGACGGCCGTGTCCTGGTGCGAGCAGTGGCCAGCAGCGAAACCAACTCTGTCCTGGAGGTCCCCTACCCCCAAGACACAGAGAAGCCAACGGTGCCCACCCTGCTGGAG TGCGGGCAGGGATTCTCCCAGCACGAGAACGGACGCTGCGTAG ACACCAACGAGTGTGCTGAGTTCCCCTTTGTCTGTCCCCGGGAGAAGCCCATCTGCATCAACACCTATGGCGGGTACCGCTGCCGCAGCAACAAGCGCTGTGCCCGTGGCTTCGAGCCCAATGAGGATGGCACAGCATGTGTGG AACTACCCTGGACGGGCAAGGGACCACAGCACCATCCAAACACTGCAGCCCGGGACTGA
- the CRTAC1 gene encoding cartilage acidic protein 1 isoform X6, which yields MRSPRHRRRGGTWQPPAPVPRMLALCLLSLAWLSEGSQRSEPMFTSVTHRLLPPDYDSNPTQLNYGVAVTDLDADGNFEIVVAGYNGPNLVLKYDKARGRLVNMAEDERSSPYYALRDRAGNAIGVTACDIDGDGREEIYFLNTNNAFSGMATYTDKLFKLRHGRWEDLLSDEVNRDVASRFAGRSVACVDRMGSGRYSIYIANYASGKVGPHALLEMDVAASDPARGIVVLVDVAAQAGVSKYTGGRGVAVGPILSDSASDIFCGNENSPNFLFNNRGDGTYRDVAAAVGLDDPYQHGRGVALADFNRDGRVDIVYGNWNGPHRLYLQAGAPGRVRFRDIATPKFSMPSPVRTVIAADFDNDQELEVFFNNIAYRGSSANRLFRLIRREHSDPIIEELNPGDALEPEGRGTGGVVTDFDGDGMLDLILSHGESMAQPLSIFKSAQGVGNNWLRVVPRTRFGAFARGAKVVLFTRRSGAHLRIIDGGSGYLCEMEPVAHFGLGRDEASSLEVTWPDGRVLVRAVASSETNSVLEVPYPQDTEKPTVPTLLECGQGFSQHENGRCVDTNECAEFPFVCPREKPICINTYGGYRCRSNKRCARGFEPNEDGTACVAQPW from the exons ATGCGCTCCCCCCGCCACCGCCGCCGCGGGGGCACCTGGCAGCCCCCAGCGCCC GTGCCCAGGATGCTGGCGCTGTGCCTGCTGTCCCTGGCCTGGCTCAGTGAGGGCTCCCAGCGCAGTGAGCCCATGTTCACCTCCGTCACCCACCGACTGCTCCCACCTGACTACGACAGCAACCCCACACAGCTCAACTACGGCGTGGCTGTCACCGACCTGGATGCTGACGGCAACTTCGAGATTGTGGTGGCAGG ATACAACGGCCCCAACCTGGTGCTCAAGTATGACAAGGCACGGGGACGGCTGGTCAATATGGCAGAAGATGAGCGCAGCTCTCCTTATTATGCACTGAGGGACCGGGCGGGCAATGCCATCGGTGTGACAGCATGTGACATCGATGGGGATGGCCGAGAGGAAATCTACTTCCTCAACACCAACAACGCCTTCTCTG GCATGGCCACCTACACGGATAAGCTCTTCAAGCTCCGCCATGGGCGCTGGGAGGACCTGCTGAGCGACGAAGTGAACCGTGATGTGGCCAGCCGCTTCGCTGGGCGCTCCGTCGCCTGTGTGGACCGCATG ggctcaggCAGGTACTCCATCTACATCGCCAACTACGCCAGCGGCAAGGTGGGCCCACACGCCCTGCTGGAGATGGACGTGGCTGCTAGTGACCCTGCCCGTGGCATCGTGGTGCTGGTGGACGTGGCCGCCCAAGCTGGTGTCAGCAAATACACAG ggGGCCGTGGTGTGGCTGTAGGTCCCATCCTGAGTGACAGTGCTTCTGACATCTTCTGCGGGAACGAGAACAGCCCCAACTTCCTCTTCAACAACCGTGGGGATGGGACATACCGGGACGTGGCAGCTGCGGTGG GGCTGGATGACCCCTACCAGCATGGACGTGGCGTGGCATTGGCTGACTTCAACCGAGATGGTCGTGTGGACATTGTTTATGGCAACTGGAATGGGCCGCACCGCCTCTACCTTCAGGCAGGGGCCCCTGGGCGTGTCCGATTTCGg GACATCGCCACTCCCAAGTTCTCCATGCCGTCCCCCGTCCGCACTGTTATCGCTGCTGACTTTGACAATGACCAGGAGCTGGAGGTCTTCTTCAACAATATTGCCTACCGTGGCTCCTCCGCTAACCGCCTGTTCCG GCTCATCCGCAGGGAGCACTCAGATCCCATCATAGAAGAGCTGAACCCTGGGGATGCACTGGAGCCTGAGGGCCGGGGCActg GGGGTGTGGTGACAGATTTTGATGGCGATGGGATGCTGGATCTGATCCTATCCCATGGCGAGTCCATGGCACAGCCACTCTCCATCTTCAAGAGCGCCCAG GGTGTTGGCAACAACTGGCTGCGGGTCGTGCCACGTACCCGCTTTGGGGCCTTTGCACGAGGGGCCAAGGTGGTGCTGTTCACACGGCGCAGCGGTGCCCACCTGCGCATCATCGATGGCGGCTCAGGGTACCTGTGTGAGATGGAACCCGTGGCTCACTTTGGATTGG GGCGTGATGAAGCCAGCAGCTTGGAGGTGACGTGGCCCGACGGCCGTGTCCTGGTGCGAGCAGTGGCCAGCAGCGAAACCAACTCTGTCCTGGAGGTCCCCTACCCCCAAGACACAGAGAAGCCAACGGTGCCCACCCTGCTGGAG TGCGGGCAGGGATTCTCCCAGCACGAGAACGGACGCTGCGTAG ACACCAACGAGTGTGCTGAGTTCCCCTTTGTCTGTCCCCGGGAGAAGCCCATCTGCATCAACACCTATGGCGGGTACCGCTGCCGCAGCAACAAGCGCTGTGCCCGTGGCTTCGAGCCCAATGAGGATGGCACAGCATGTGTGG CTCAG CCTTGGTGA